Proteins encoded within one genomic window of Saccharopolyspora pogona:
- a CDS encoding phenylacetate--CoA ligase family protein: MRRLVDRLLAAGGVQAGRLRDCGVSAGSDVRLADLHRLPFVSKQDFWDHYPFGLRTAADEDVVCVHGTSGTWGRATLVPYTARDVAVWAEVMARALGGAGVTRRSFVHCAYGYGLFTGGLGVHHGATRIGATVLPVSSGATDRQLRLLLDLRPDALCCTPSYAIYLGEAFASTGISAEQLSLRVGLFGAEPWTEEMRLSIEGLLGLRALNIYGLTEVIGPGVACESLDSEGLLNIAEDHFFPEVVDADGEPLPDGEVGELVFTTLTKTGAPLLRYRTGDLAALAGPVPGSARTLRRMSRVLGRTDDMLVVRGVNVFPSEIEAVLLADRRVAPHYLIVEDLRDRSRPELRIAVEPQDPHDDTDLLADQLTGALQARLGITCIVRVLPPDHIPRAESGKARRLVRWEHDGVVPLPGLE, encoded by the coding sequence TTGCGCAGGTTGGTCGACCGGCTGCTGGCCGCTGGCGGCGTGCAGGCCGGGCGGCTTCGGGACTGCGGCGTCTCGGCGGGCTCCGACGTGCGGCTCGCCGATTTGCACCGGTTGCCGTTCGTCTCCAAGCAGGACTTCTGGGATCACTACCCGTTCGGGCTGCGCACCGCCGCCGACGAGGACGTCGTCTGCGTGCACGGCACGTCCGGCACGTGGGGGCGGGCGACGCTGGTGCCGTACACCGCGCGTGACGTCGCCGTGTGGGCGGAGGTGATGGCGCGGGCATTGGGCGGGGCAGGCGTGACGCGGCGCAGCTTCGTGCACTGCGCCTACGGGTACGGCCTGTTCACCGGTGGGCTCGGCGTGCACCACGGGGCGACGCGGATCGGCGCGACCGTGCTTCCGGTGTCCAGCGGCGCCACCGACCGGCAGCTCCGGTTGTTGCTCGATCTGCGCCCCGATGCGTTGTGCTGCACCCCGTCGTACGCGATCTACCTCGGCGAGGCGTTCGCGTCGACCGGGATCAGCGCCGAGCAGTTGTCGCTCCGGGTGGGGTTGTTCGGGGCCGAGCCTTGGACCGAGGAGATGCGGTTGAGCATCGAGGGGCTACTGGGGTTGCGGGCGCTCAACATCTACGGGCTCACCGAGGTGATCGGCCCGGGTGTGGCGTGCGAGTCGTTGGACTCCGAGGGACTGCTGAACATCGCCGAGGACCACTTCTTCCCCGAGGTGGTCGATGCGGACGGCGAGCCGCTGCCGGACGGCGAGGTCGGCGAGTTGGTGTTCACGACGTTGACGAAGACCGGCGCTCCGCTGCTGCGCTACCGGACCGGCGACCTGGCCGCGCTGGCCGGGCCCGTGCCGGGCTCGGCGCGGACGCTACGCCGGATGAGCCGGGTGCTGGGCCGCACCGACGACATGCTGGTCGTTCGCGGCGTCAACGTGTTCCCGTCGGAGATCGAAGCCGTGCTGCTGGCCGATCGTCGGGTGGCACCGCACTACCTGATCGTCGAGGACCTCCGCGACCGGTCGCGGCCGGAGCTGCGGATTGCCGTCGAGCCGCAGGACCCGCACGACGACACCGACCTCCTGGCGGACCAGCTCACGGGCGCGCTGCAGGCGCGGCTCGGCATCACGTGCATCGTCCGGGTCCTACCGCCTGACCACATCCCACGCGCCGAATCGGGCAAGGCCCGGCGGTTGGTGCGCTGGGAGCACGACGGCGTCGTGCCGCTACCCGGCCTGGAGTGA
- a CDS encoding UdgX family uracil-DNA binding protein (This protein belongs to the uracil DNA glycosylase superfamily, members of which act in excision repair of DNA. However, it belongs more specifically to UdgX branch, whose founding member was found to bind uracil in DNA (where it does not belong), without cleaving it, appears to promote DNA repair by a pathway involving RecA, rather than base excision.), giving the protein MSGAEEFVGPQARLPGLRKAVQDCRGCGLYRDATQAVFGAGPETARVVMIGEQPGDQEDRKGEPFVGPAGRMLDRALEEAGIRRSEVYLTNTTKHFKFERVSGKRRIHQKPSRTEVNACRPWLDAELRVVKPHLVICLGATAAQAMMGTSFRITKERGTVLGLPDHEAQVVATIHPSAILRADDREAAYQGFVEDLQVAAQALRSLQAG; this is encoded by the coding sequence ATGTCCGGCGCCGAGGAGTTCGTCGGACCGCAGGCCCGGTTGCCGGGCCTGCGCAAGGCGGTGCAGGACTGCCGGGGCTGCGGGCTCTACCGCGACGCCACCCAAGCGGTCTTCGGCGCGGGCCCGGAGACCGCGCGGGTCGTGATGATCGGCGAACAGCCGGGCGACCAGGAGGACCGGAAGGGCGAGCCCTTCGTCGGACCGGCCGGCCGGATGCTGGACCGCGCGTTGGAGGAGGCCGGCATCCGGCGAAGCGAGGTGTACCTCACCAACACCACCAAGCACTTCAAGTTCGAGCGCGTGAGCGGGAAGCGGCGCATCCACCAGAAACCGTCCCGAACCGAGGTGAACGCGTGCCGCCCCTGGCTGGACGCCGAACTGCGCGTGGTCAAGCCGCACCTGGTGATCTGCCTCGGCGCGACCGCGGCCCAGGCGATGATGGGCACGTCGTTCCGGATCACCAAGGAACGCGGCACCGTGCTGGGCCTGCCGGATCACGAAGCCCAGGTGGTGGCGACGATCCACCCGTCGGCGATCCTCCGCGCCGATGACCGGGAGGCGGCGTACCAGGGGTTCGTCGAGGACCTGCAGGTGGCGGCGCAAGCCTTGCGATCACTCCAGGCCGGGTAG